One region of Seriola aureovittata isolate HTS-2021-v1 ecotype China chromosome 15, ASM2101889v1, whole genome shotgun sequence genomic DNA includes:
- the LOC130182497 gene encoding odorant receptor 131-2-like, translated as MSYANQSQTLNIINLNITGQQYQGLLERVLFSTLIGMPCCVFLFINGTMLFTLRSKLVFRETSRYILLYNLLFADTAQLAFSQLLYIFAACRIMLTYPVCGVLCMFTRLTNDISPLTLVVMSLERYVAVCYPLRHATIATIRNTAVAIIVVWAISLLNVFTRILLLLNFPFKDLESLQMTDVCSDIQMLLDPITDHYDKAYTYCLFVSATVAIISSYIGVMIAARSASADKASAHKARNTLLLHLVQLGLSLFSTMHNSIVQSLSTIMQRLAIVRIKSVFYVFIYILPRCLTSLIYGLRDQTIRPILLYHLCCRLTLSCPSRG; from the coding sequence ATGTCATATGCAAACCAATCTCAGACTCTCAATATCATCAATCTCAACATCACTGGTCAACAGTATCAGGGATTGCTGGAAAGAGTCTTGTTTTCCACTCTGATTGGAATGCCATGCTGTGTGTTCCTCTTCATCAATGGCACCATGCTTTTTACCCTGAGGAGTAAACTGGTGTTTCGGGAGACCTCCCGTTACATTCTTCTGTATAACCTCCTTTTTGCAGACACTGCTCAGTTGGCATTTAGCCAGTTACTATATATATTTGCTGCTTGTAGAATAATGCTAACATATCCAGTGTGTGGGGTTCTTTGCATGTTCACCAGACTAACAAATGacatctctcctctcacactggTGGTGATGTCTCTGGAGAGATATGTAGCTGTGTGCTACCCACTGAGGCATGCTACCATCGCCAccatcagaaacacagcagtggCTATCATTGTGGTTTGGGCTATTAGCTTACTAAATGTCTTCACTCGAATTCTTTTACTCTTAAATTTTCCATTTAAAGACCTGGAGAGCCTGCAGATGACAGATGTTTGCTCTGATATACAAATGTTGCTTGATCCAATAACTGATCATTATGACAAAGCCTACACTTACTGTCTGTTTGTATCTGCTACTGTGGCAATCATTTCGTCTTATATTGGTGTGATGATAGCAGCCAGGTCAGCCTCTGCAGACAAAGCTTCAGCTCATAAGGCTCgtaacacactgctgctgcatctggtgCAGCTGGGCCTCAGTCTCTTCTCAACTATGCACAACTCTATTGTTCAATCACTATCAACAATCATGCAAAGGTTAGCAATTGTACGTATCAAGagtgttttttatgtgttcaTCTATATCCTCCCCAGATGTCTGACTTCTCTTATCTATGGGCTCAGAGATCAGACCATCAGGCCCATCCTCTTGTACCATCTATGCTGTCGACTGACACTCAGCTGTCCAAGCCGAGGTTGA